One Burkholderia vietnamiensis LMG 10929 genomic window, GCTGCTGCTCAATCCCGGCCCGGTCACGCTCAGCGAACGCGTGCGCCGCAGCCTGCTGCAACCGGACCTGTGCCATCGCGAAAGCGAATTCTTCGATCTGCAGGACGAGGCGCGCGCGCGGCTCGTCGCCGCGTATGAGCTCGATCCGGCCGAATGGGCCGCCGTGCTGATGACCGGCTCGGGCACCGCCGCCGTCGAAAGCATGATCGCGGCGCTCGTGCCGCAGGACGGCAAGCTGCTCGTGATCGAGAACGGCGTATATGGCGAGCGCATCACGCAGATCGCGACGCAGTACGGGATCGCGCACGACGTGCTGAAGCACGAATGGATGCAGGCGCCCGATGTCGCGGAAGTCGCCGCGCGGCTCGACGCGGGCGGCTATTCGCACGTCGCGGTGATTCATCATGAGACGACGACGGGCCGGTTGAACGATCTCGGTGCGATCGCCGACGTGTGCCGTGCCCGCGGCGTGAGGATGCTCGTCGATGGCGTGAGCAGCTTCGGCGCCGAGGCGATCGACTTCGGCGGCGGCGTGATCGATGCCGTTGCCGCGACCGCGAACAAGTGCCTGCACGGCGTGCCCGGTGCCGCGTTCGTGATCGTGCGTCGCAGCGCGCTCACGAAGGCCGCGAGCCGGACTTACTATCTCGATCTCGGCCGGCTGGCGAAGCTGCAGGATCAGCGCAATACGCCGTTTACGCCTTCGGTGCATGCGTATTACGCGCTCGTCGAAGCGTTGCGCGAGTTCGACGAAGCCGGCGGCTGGCGCGCGCGGCATGCGCGTTACAAGGCGCTCGCCGATCAGGTTCAGGCCGGGCTCGCCGCACGAGGGATGCCGCTGGTGTTGCCTGACGGTGAATCGTCGGTCGTGTTGCGTGCGTACCGGTTGCCGCAGGGCGTGGCGTATGAAGCGCTGCACGACGGGTTGAAGGCGCGCGGGTTCGTCATCTATGCCGGGCAAGGCGGGTTGTCGAAGGAGCTGTTCCGCATCTCGACGATGGGCGCGATCGAGGCCGCGGATGTCGAGCGGTTGCTGGAGGGGTTTACGGCGTTGACGCGGTGAGTGGTGGTTGCAGGTTGCGTCAAGGAAAAGGCCCGTGAGGGCCTTTTTTGTTGGGTAGTCGATCTTGAACGAATCGAGCAGACCGGACAAACACCTTGTTGCTCCCGCCCATCATTTCGACTATATTCGAAATATGGAAAACAAAGATGCTGTCCGCGCTTTCGCCGCGCTTGCTCACGAGCTGCGCCTGAACGTATTCAGGATGCTCGTCGTCGCAGGCCCGGCCGGATTGACGCCCGGCGCCATCGCGGCGCAACTCGACATTCCCAACGCCACCCTCTCGTTCCATCTGAAGGAATTGACGAACGCGGCGCTCGTCACGCAGGAGCGCGATGGCCGCAGCCTGATCTACCGAGCTGCCTTCGAGCAGATGAACGCGCTGCTCGGCTTTCTCACCGAGAACTGTTGCCGCGGCGAGCCGTGCGTCGCCGCGGCCGCCGATTCCTGCAAGTGCTGAAGGATCACGTTCATGAGACGGTTTTACATTCGCGCCGACATCCGCGCTCCGGCGGCCAGCGTCGCGGCAGCTCTGCGCCAACCCAACTTGTGCGCGACATCAGCAAGCGATAAGGCACGCCCGTGACGACGACCAACGTACTCATTCTCTGCACCCACAATTCCGCGCGCAGCGTGCTCGCCGAGGGCATGCTGAACCACTGGGCGCAGAAGCTCGGCAAGGATGTGCGCGCATATAGCGCCGGCAGCGCACCGAGCGGCCGGGTCAACCCGTTCGCGCTCGAAGCGCTCGCGAACGCGGGCGTCGATACGCGCGACTATCGCAGCAAAAGCTGGGACGAATTCGCAGCCGACGACGCACCG contains:
- a CDS encoding 2-aminoethylphosphonate aminotransferase, translated to MLLLNPGPVTLSERVRRSLLQPDLCHRESEFFDLQDEARARLVAAYELDPAEWAAVLMTGSGTAAVESMIAALVPQDGKLLVIENGVYGERITQIATQYGIAHDVLKHEWMQAPDVAEVAARLDAGGYSHVAVIHHETTTGRLNDLGAIADVCRARGVRMLVDGVSSFGAEAIDFGGGVIDAVAATANKCLHGVPGAAFVIVRRSALTKAASRTYYLDLGRLAKLQDQRNTPFTPSVHAYYALVEALREFDEAGGWRARHARYKALADQVQAGLAARGMPLVLPDGESSVVLRAYRLPQGVAYEALHDGLKARGFVIYAGQGGLSKELFRISTMGAIEAADVERLLEGFTALTR
- a CDS encoding ArsR/SmtB family transcription factor, with translation MENKDAVRAFAALAHELRLNVFRMLVVAGPAGLTPGAIAAQLDIPNATLSFHLKELTNAALVTQERDGRSLIYRAAFEQMNALLGFLTENCCRGEPCVAAAADSCKC